A stretch of Vannielia litorea DNA encodes these proteins:
- a CDS encoding isochorismatase family protein, whose protein sequence is MPDTDDYKQRSYGEIPVGLGAKPGIVVVDFQKGFTEAQYPLGGAPLVMRALENTAKLLKAARAMGVPVATCNTAYMNEREMPYWKITAVRETFRHDHPSAELDPRIYDPAYDLKVCKKGPSIFFNTDVADYFAKERVDTVIVTGCNTSGCIRASSIDSFSHRYRTLVPEDCVGDIEEQPHRDNLRDLGRRYVDVVDLDYVLAYLDRWHSAQAAA, encoded by the coding sequence ATGCCCGATACCGACGATTACAAGCAACGCAGCTATGGTGAGATTCCGGTGGGCCTGGGCGCCAAGCCGGGCATCGTGGTGGTGGACTTCCAGAAGGGCTTCACCGAGGCGCAATACCCGCTGGGCGGCGCGCCGCTGGTCATGCGGGCGCTGGAAAACACCGCCAAGCTGCTCAAGGCCGCCCGCGCCATGGGCGTGCCGGTGGCCACCTGCAACACCGCCTACATGAACGAACGCGAGATGCCCTACTGGAAGATCACCGCCGTGCGCGAGACCTTCCGCCACGACCACCCCAGCGCCGAGCTGGACCCGCGCATCTACGACCCCGCCTATGACCTGAAGGTGTGCAAGAAGGGCCCCTCGATCTTTTTCAACACCGATGTGGCCGACTACTTCGCCAAGGAGCGGGTCGATACCGTGATCGTCACCGGCTGCAACACCAGCGGCTGCATCCGCGCCAGCTCGATCGACAGCTTCTCGCACCGTTACCGCACCCTCGTGCCCGAGGATTGCGTGGGCGACATCGAGGAGCAGCCCCACCGCGACAACCTGCGCGACCTCGGCCGCCGCTACGTGGATGTGGTCGATCTCGACTACGTGCTGGCTTACCTGGACCGCTGGCACAGCGCCCAGGCTGCCGCATGA